A window from Erythrolamprus reginae isolate rEryReg1 chromosome 9, rEryReg1.hap1, whole genome shotgun sequence encodes these proteins:
- the RPS2 gene encoding small ribosomal subunit protein uS5 isoform X1, translated as MADDAGAAAGAGAGAAAAPAARGGFRGGFGSGGRGRGRGRGRGRGRGRGARGKAEDKEWMPVTKLGRLVKDMKIKSLEEIYLFSLPIKESEIIDFFLGSSLKDEVLKIMPVQKQTRAGQRTRFKAFVAIGDYNGHVGLGVKCSKEVATAIRGAIILAKLSIVPVRRGYWGNKIGKPHTVPCKVTGRCGSVLVRLIPAPRGTGIVSAPVPKKLLMMAGIDDCYTSARGCTATLGNFAKATFDAISKTYSYLTPDLWKETVFTKSPYQEFTDHLAKTHASRVSVQRTQAAAVAAT; from the exons ATGGCGGACGACGCCGGTGCCGCGGCCGGAGCAGGAGCCGGAGCAGCTGCTGCCCCCGCCGCCCGCGGGGGCTTCCGAGGAGGCTTCGGCAGTGGAGGCCGGGGCCGGGGGAGAGGTCGCGGTCGGGGGAGAGGCCGGGGCCGTGGGGCCCGAGGCAAAGCGGAGGACAAAGAA tggatgCCTGTGACCAAACTAGGCCGACTGGTAAAGGACATGAAGATCAAATCTCTGGAAGAGATCTACCTTTTCTCTCTTCCAATCAAG GAGTCTGAAAtcattgacttcttcctgggctcCTCGCTGAAGGATGAGGTTTTGAAAATCATGCCAGTGCAGAAGCAAACACGGGCAGGACAGCGCACCCGGTTCAAG GCCTTTGTTGCCATTGGAGATTACAACGGCCATGTCGGCCTCGGGGTCAAGTGCTCTAAAGAAGTTGCCACGGCCATTCGTGGGGCCATCATCCTGGCAAAGCTCTCCATCGTGCCAGTGAGGCGAGGCTACTGGGGGAACAAGATTGGCAAGCCTCACACTGTGCCATGCAAG GTGACAGGCCGGTGTGGGTCCGTCTTGGTCCGCCTCATTCCTGCCCCACGTGGTACAGGGATTGTGTCTGCTCCCGTTCCCAAGAAACTGCTCATGATGGCGGGAATCGACGACTGCTACACCTCGGCCAGGGGTTGCACTGCTACCTTGGGCAATTTTG CTAAAGCCACCTTTGATGCAATCTCCAAGACCTACAGTTACCTGACCCCGGATCTCTGGAAAGAAACTGTCTTCACTAAATCTCCTTATCAG
- the LOC139172141 gene encoding protein GVQW3-like isoform X4, with protein sequence MAWVLPEEAAGGGGCSLRGRLCRTGSRNGVDGKPVTSSRPGSCCEKSCVAVARGMEAFAEYSSVRFKQRAVIEFLTAEGVPPIEIHRQMLAVYGVDCVDVSTVRRWAKKCKGGQPGRTDLCDQERSGRPVTATDQFHVKRVDELIKDNQQITQREIAAKLGISQERVGHIMDILQYRKVCARWVPRILTPEICATYTDDAAEEDPL encoded by the exons ATGGCGTGGGTGCTGCCGGAAGAAGCGGCGGGGGGCGGCGGGTGTAGCCTCCGTGGGCGCCTTTGCCGGACAG GTTCCCGAAATGGAGTGGATGGCAAGCCTGTGACCTCATCGAGACCTG GAAGTTGCTGTGAGAAAAGCTGTGTGGCTGTTGCTCGTGGAATGGAAGCCTTCGCTGAATATTCCTCAGTACGCTTTAAACAACGTGCCGTGATTGAGTTTCTGACTGCTGAAGGAGTTCCTCCAATTGAAATCCACCGCCAGATGCTCGCTGTTTATGGCGTGGATTGTGTGGACGTGAGTACTGTGCGTCGCTGGGCCAAAAAATGTAAAGGTGGTCAACCCGGGAGAACTGATTTATGTGACCAAGAACGCAGTGGAAGACCAGTGACGGCCACTGATCAGTTCCATGTGAAAAGGGTTGATGAACTGATCAAGGACAATCAGCAGatcacccagagagaaattgCTGCCAAGCTGGGCATTTCGCAGGAACGTGTGGGACATATTATGGATATTCTTCAGTATCGGAAGGTTTGTGCAAGATGGGTTCCCCGCATCCTGACGCCAGAGATATGTGCAACCTATACAGATG ATGCTGCAGAGGAAGATCCACTTTGA
- the LOC139172141 gene encoding protein GVQW3-like isoform X1, giving the protein MAWVLPEEAAGGGGCSLRGRLCRTGSCCEKSCVAVARGMEAFAEYSSVRFKQRAVIEFLTAEGVPPIEIHRQMLAVYGVDCVDVSTVRRWAKKCKGGQPGRTDLCDQERSGRPVTATDQFHVKRVDELIKDNQQITQREIAAKLGISQERVGHIMDILQYRKVCARWVPRILTPEICATYTDDAAEEDPL; this is encoded by the exons ATGGCGTGGGTGCTGCCGGAAGAAGCGGCGGGGGGCGGCGGGTGTAGCCTCCGTGGGCGCCTTTGCCGGACAG GAAGTTGCTGTGAGAAAAGCTGTGTGGCTGTTGCTCGTGGAATGGAAGCCTTCGCTGAATATTCCTCAGTACGCTTTAAACAACGTGCCGTGATTGAGTTTCTGACTGCTGAAGGAGTTCCTCCAATTGAAATCCACCGCCAGATGCTCGCTGTTTATGGCGTGGATTGTGTGGACGTGAGTACTGTGCGTCGCTGGGCCAAAAAATGTAAAGGTGGTCAACCCGGGAGAACTGATTTATGTGACCAAGAACGCAGTGGAAGACCAGTGACGGCCACTGATCAGTTCCATGTGAAAAGGGTTGATGAACTGATCAAGGACAATCAGCAGatcacccagagagaaattgCTGCCAAGCTGGGCATTTCGCAGGAACGTGTGGGACATATTATGGATATTCTTCAGTATCGGAAGGTTTGTGCAAGATGGGTTCCCCGCATCCTGACGCCAGAGATATGTGCAACCTATACAGATG ATGCTGCAGAGGAAGATCCACTTTGA
- the LOC139172141 gene encoding uncharacterized protein isoform X3 produces the protein MAWVLPEEAAGGGGCSLRGRLCRTGSRNGVDGKPVTSSRPGSCCEKSCVAVARGMEAFAEYSSVRFKQRAVIEFLTAEGVPPIEIHRQMLAVYGVDCVDMLQRKIHFEDLYAARS, from the exons ATGGCGTGGGTGCTGCCGGAAGAAGCGGCGGGGGGCGGCGGGTGTAGCCTCCGTGGGCGCCTTTGCCGGACAG GTTCCCGAAATGGAGTGGATGGCAAGCCTGTGACCTCATCGAGACCTG GAAGTTGCTGTGAGAAAAGCTGTGTGGCTGTTGCTCGTGGAATGGAAGCCTTCGCTGAATATTCCTCAGTACGCTTTAAACAACGTGCCGTGATTGAGTTTCTGACTGCTGAAGGAGTTCCTCCAATTGAAATCCACCGCCAGATGCTCGCTGTTTATGGCGTGGATTGTGTGGAC ATGCTGCAGAGGAAGATCCACTTTGAAGACTTGTATGCTGCAAGATCTTAA
- the LOC139172141 gene encoding protein GVQW3-like isoform X2, protein MPPKSSPEIASVLPPPLTGSCCEKSCVAVARGMEAFAEYSSVRFKQRAVIEFLTAEGVPPIEIHRQMLAVYGVDCVDVSTVRRWAKKCKGGQPGRTDLCDQERSGRPVTATDQFHVKRVDELIKDNQQITQREIAAKLGISQERVGHIMDILQYRKVCARWVPRILTPEICATYTDDAAEEDPL, encoded by the exons ATGCCTCCGAAATCCAGCCCTGAGATAGCGTCTGTTCTCCCACCTCCGTTGACAGGAAGTTGCTGTGAGAAAAGCTGTGTGGCTGTTGCTCGTGGAATGGAAGCCTTCGCTGAATATTCCTCAGTACGCTTTAAACAACGTGCCGTGATTGAGTTTCTGACTGCTGAAGGAGTTCCTCCAATTGAAATCCACCGCCAGATGCTCGCTGTTTATGGCGTGGATTGTGTGGACGTGAGTACTGTGCGTCGCTGGGCCAAAAAATGTAAAGGTGGTCAACCCGGGAGAACTGATTTATGTGACCAAGAACGCAGTGGAAGACCAGTGACGGCCACTGATCAGTTCCATGTGAAAAGGGTTGATGAACTGATCAAGGACAATCAGCAGatcacccagagagaaattgCTGCCAAGCTGGGCATTTCGCAGGAACGTGTGGGACATATTATGGATATTCTTCAGTATCGGAAGGTTTGTGCAAGATGGGTTCCCCGCATCCTGACGCCAGAGATATGTGCAACCTATACAGATG ATGCTGCAGAGGAAGATCCACTTTGA